In one window of Thermodesulfobacteriota bacterium DNA:
- a CDS encoding TlpA disulfide reductase family protein gives MKKILLLILLAFFATACGEGPGKVDGSPYEPRLAQGSPAIDFLHKDMDGAPFRLSEEKGKVVILYFWRMKCEGCKEELKSLDGLQGKYRERGLVVAAIGADSMHSAPLFKVRGFLDKEGFGFTNIRDEDGFVAEAYRVMRAPEAYIIGKDGRIALVVKGLSDWTGPETAALLEKLLSE, from the coding sequence TTGAAAAAAATCCTGTTGCTTATCCTTCTGGCCTTTTTCGCTACGGCCTGCGGCGAAGGGCCCGGCAAAGTGGACGGGAGCCCTTACGAGCCGAGGCTCGCTCAAGGAAGCCCTGCAATTGACTTCCTGCACAAAGACATGGACGGGGCCCCGTTCAGGCTTTCGGAGGAAAAGGGCAAGGTGGTAATCCTCTATTTCTGGAGGATGAAATGCGAGGGATGCAAGGAGGAGCTCAAGTCCCTTGACGGCCTCCAGGGGAAATACCGGGAACGCGGGCTCGTTGTCGCCGCGATCGGGGCGGACTCCATGCACAGCGCGCCGCTTTTCAAGGTGCGCGGATTCCTCGACAAGGAAGGGTTCGGCTTCACGAATATAAGGGACGAGGACGGCTTCGTGGCTGAGGCGTACAGGGTCATGCGGGCCCCGGAGGCGTATATCATCGGGAAGGACGGCAGAATCGCCCTCGTGGTCAAGGGCCTCTCCGACTGGACCGGCCCGGAGACGGCTGCCCTCCTCGAAAAACTCCTTTCAGAGTAG
- a CDS encoding nitroreductase family protein, with the protein MLNAIRKRRSVRAYLRREVEERKLKEVLKAAMCAPTSWGTRAWEFVVVSDPEAKKALSASTAHARFVRNAPVVVVICYNIKTGRRFREDSSIAAEHIHLEAVNQGLASCFVQVADAGEPPGSAEPFVKKLLGIPEEFRVQCMMPLGYAVKELGEHTEDEFDPGKIHYERF; encoded by the coding sequence ATGCTGAATGCCATAAGGAAACGGCGCTCGGTGAGGGCGTATCTCAGGCGCGAGGTCGAGGAGAGGAAATTAAAGGAGGTCCTGAAGGCCGCCATGTGCGCGCCCACCTCCTGGGGGACGAGGGCATGGGAGTTCGTGGTAGTGAGCGACCCTGAGGCGAAAAAGGCGCTCTCCGCCTCCACCGCACACGCCCGCTTCGTGAGGAACGCGCCTGTCGTGGTCGTAATCTGTTATAATATCAAAACGGGAAGGCGCTTCAGGGAGGACTCCTCCATAGCGGCGGAACACATACACCTTGAGGCCGTGAACCAGGGGCTGGCCTCCTGCTTCGTGCAGGTCGCCGACGCTGGCGAGCCCCCGGGTAGCGCCGAGCCTTTCGTTAAAAAACTCCTGGGCATACCCGAAGAATTCAGGGTACAGTGCATGATGCCTCTGGGATACGCCGTAAAAGAACTCGGAGAGCACACCGAAGACGAGTTCGACCCCGGGAAAATCCACTACGAGAGGTTCTGA
- a CDS encoding DUF302 domain-containing protein: MGKYSISKKVGSGFDQAVESVRAALEMDCFGVMDDLDMAGLFRQRLGKEFRKYRVLSVCHAQLVHKAVTVETEAGLLLPFHIVIYENDEGGATVAAIDPVVVMSMIENPALAIIAREMREKLARIIGEIG; this comes from the coding sequence ATGGGAAAGTATTCCATATCAAAAAAGGTCGGTTCCGGCTTCGACCAGGCGGTCGAGAGCGTGCGCGCGGCCCTTGAGATGGACTGCTTCGGCGTCATGGACGACCTCGACATGGCGGGCCTCTTCAGGCAGAGGCTCGGGAAGGAATTCAGGAAGTACAGGGTCCTCTCCGTCTGCCACGCGCAGCTCGTGCACAAGGCCGTGACGGTCGAGACCGAGGCGGGGCTCCTCCTGCCGTTTCACATCGTAATATACGAGAACGACGAGGGCGGGGCCACGGTGGCTGCAATCGACCCGGTCGTTGTCATGTCCATGATAGAGAACCCGGCGCTCGCGATAATCGCTAGGGAGATGCGAGAGAAGCTCGCAAGGATAATAGGCGAGATAGGATAG
- a CDS encoding DUF1571 domain-containing protein, with protein sequence MLFGLLAVSIALSAGDPVDAALESFRRLEAYSVTLRAESERTEVIRYYYKKPGYIRMEFEEPHRGAVLVYDPVEREVVLRPFRFLRSFKMRLGPEDRLIRSSRGHTVDESSIGALLENVSELREDGGLDILREEEADGKSALLVEVRGRGGREVDGVNLYRLWLDNETSLPVKVEAYDSGGRLVERVRMEGLVVDPEFPPDFFSLD encoded by the coding sequence ATGCTTTTTGGACTGCTTGCCGTTTCCATAGCTCTCTCGGCCGGAGACCCGGTCGATGCCGCCCTTGAGAGCTTCAGGCGTCTTGAGGCCTACAGCGTCACTCTCAGGGCCGAGTCCGAGAGGACCGAAGTCATCAGGTATTACTACAAAAAACCCGGCTATATCAGGATGGAATTCGAGGAGCCGCACAGGGGGGCGGTCCTCGTCTACGACCCGGTTGAAAGGGAAGTCGTCCTCCGCCCGTTCAGGTTCCTCAGGTCGTTCAAGATGCGCCTCGGGCCTGAAGACAGGCTCATAAGGAGCTCGCGCGGGCACACGGTGGACGAGTCTTCCATCGGGGCGCTCCTCGAGAACGTAAGCGAGCTGAGGGAGGACGGGGGCCTCGACATCCTCCGGGAAGAGGAAGCGGACGGAAAAAGCGCCCTGCTCGTCGAAGTCAGGGGCCGGGGCGGCCGCGAGGTGGACGGGGTGAATCTGTACAGGCTCTGGCTCGACAATGAGACCAGCCTCCCGGTCAAGGTCGAGGCCTATGACTCGGGCGGCAGGCTCGTCGAGCGCGTCAGGATGGAGGGCCTCGTAGTCGACCCGGAATTCCCGCCGGATTTCTTCTCGCTGGATTGA
- a CDS encoding Na/Pi cotransporter family protein: MTTILILSLFGGIALLLFGMRLAGDGLQRTAGAKLRGFLLTATDNRLKGVGVGAAITALLQSSSATTVMLVGFVGSGLMTLGQTMGVILGADIGTTITVQVIAFKVYDYAIGVIGLGVVMTSLGRGRWKDIGQAVLGFGLVFFALKILIETFEPVSANPLFREFLVGLSRDPFAGIIVSALLTALFQSSAATLGIALTAALSGLLSLEAAVPIVLGANIGTTFTAVISSIGAGVEAKRVALAHTLFKALGVVIVLPFLDFFAMLVGASADDPARQVANAHTFFNIGIAALFLPFTGPFTRLVTRLMPESKGPTKFGAKYLDPIVLSSPTLALVQASRESLRSADMVQEMLEKSIRVFEYDDQDLLEEIQEKDDDVDLLDREVKLFLTKLSRESLTDEQAKREIEIMLFSDNIENIGDVIDKNLMELARKKIKGGLSFSAEGMREIKELHRRVVEDFEMGVAAFAGSDLELARRLVTHKQRLSELEREFRQNHINRLHKGFKESIDTSAIHLDVLTNLKRINSYITNVAYPILEREKG; the protein is encoded by the coding sequence GTGACTACCATATTGATACTCAGCCTCTTCGGCGGCATAGCTCTGCTCCTCTTCGGGATGAGGCTTGCCGGAGACGGGCTGCAGAGGACCGCCGGGGCCAAGCTAAGGGGCTTTCTACTTACGGCCACCGATAACCGCTTGAAGGGCGTGGGCGTGGGCGCGGCCATAACGGCCCTCCTCCAGAGCTCGAGCGCGACGACGGTCATGCTCGTGGGTTTCGTGGGCTCGGGGCTCATGACCCTCGGCCAGACGATGGGCGTTATCCTCGGCGCAGACATAGGGACGACCATTACCGTCCAGGTGATAGCGTTCAAGGTGTACGACTACGCCATAGGCGTAATCGGGCTCGGCGTAGTAATGACCTCGCTCGGCAGGGGGAGGTGGAAAGACATCGGCCAGGCGGTGCTGGGTTTCGGCCTCGTGTTTTTCGCCCTCAAGATACTCATCGAGACCTTCGAGCCGGTGTCGGCAAACCCGCTCTTCAGGGAATTCCTGGTGGGCTTGAGCAGGGACCCCTTTGCCGGGATAATCGTCTCCGCGCTCCTTACGGCCCTTTTCCAGAGCAGCGCCGCCACCCTCGGAATAGCGCTCACTGCCGCGCTCTCGGGGCTTCTTTCGCTCGAGGCCGCGGTGCCGATAGTCCTCGGCGCGAACATTGGCACCACCTTCACAGCCGTAATCTCCTCCATAGGGGCGGGTGTGGAGGCAAAAAGGGTCGCGCTCGCGCACACGCTCTTCAAGGCGCTCGGCGTCGTCATAGTCCTCCCTTTCCTCGATTTTTTCGCCATGCTCGTCGGGGCCTCGGCTGACGACCCGGCCAGGCAGGTGGCGAACGCGCACACCTTTTTCAATATAGGGATTGCGGCCCTCTTTCTGCCATTTACAGGCCCGTTCACCCGGCTCGTTACCAGGCTCATGCCGGAGTCCAAGGGCCCGACGAAGTTCGGGGCCAAGTACCTGGACCCCATTGTCCTTTCCTCACCGACGCTCGCGCTCGTGCAGGCGTCCAGGGAGTCTCTCAGGTCCGCGGACATGGTCCAGGAGATGCTCGAGAAATCCATTAGGGTCTTCGAGTACGACGACCAGGACCTCCTTGAGGAGATACAGGAAAAAGACGACGACGTCGACCTCCTGGACAGGGAGGTGAAGCTTTTCCTGACGAAGCTTTCAAGGGAGAGCCTGACCGATGAGCAGGCAAAGAGGGAGATAGAAATAATGCTCTTCTCCGACAACATCGAGAACATCGGCGACGTGATAGACAAGAACCTCATGGAGCTTGCGCGGAAGAAGATAAAGGGCGGCCTGTCCTTTTCGGCCGAGGGCATGAGGGAGATAAAGGAGCTCCACAGGAGGGTGGTCGAGGACTTCGAGATGGGGGTCGCCGCCTTCGCCGGCAGCGACCTCGAGCTCGCAAGAAGGCTTGTCACGCACAAGCAGAGGCTCTCCGAGCTCGAAAGGGAGTTCAGGCAGAACCACATAAACAGGCTCCACAAGGGGTTCAAGGAGTCCATAGACACGAGCGCCATACACCTGGACGTCCTTACGAACCTCAAGCGCATAAATTCCTACATTACAAACGTCGCCTACCCGATACTCGAGCGCGAGAAGGGCTGA